The Methanobrevibacter sp. DNA segment TTTCAATAATTATCAGGTTTTATATTTTCTTCTTTAATTTTTATTTTTTTAATTTGCTTCCGTATAAAGGTTAAATTAAGTTAAATTCTCAATCTTTTAGTCAATAGTTAATTTAATAAGGGGTGTATAAAACAGCCAATATTTTTGCTTTGTCTCCACTGGAGTGTAAATGATGAGGTACAACGGAATCATAGAATATGCTGTCTCCTGCAGCTACAGTGAATTTGTCCTTGCCGTATTCCACTTCAATCTCACCTTCCAATACATAAATGAATTCCTCTCCTTCGTGGGAAGATAACTTATGTTCCTTTTCATAGGTGATGTCAATTATATATGGGTCGATGTTTCTGTCTATTTTACCTGCACCTAATGAGTGGAATTCCAAATTGCTTGCATTGGTAACGTCTTCTCTTCCTGAGAAGTATAATACGTTGTTTGGTTTTCCGCCTCTTACAACAACAGGACCAAGCTGTGGAGTGTCATCAAGGAAAGTTCCGACTCTAACACCAAGGGCCTTTGCCATTTTGGTAAGTGGTGTGAGGGAAGGGATAATCTCTCCATTTTCCATAGCTTGAAGAACTTCTAATTTAACGTCACTTTTTTCTGCTAGCTCTTCAATGCTCATGTTCTGTCTTTCTCTAATGCTCTTTACCTTTAAAGCAAATTCTTTGTTTTCTTTCATCGTTTCACCTTTATACATGATTATCTTAAATTCTGTAATATTTTGATTTATTATTTTATTTGTTTTTATTAATTATTTTAAATGATATAAATATAATTTTATTATGTATTCCCTTTTAACGAGTAATTTTACATTAAATGATTTAAAAAAGAGAATTTAGAAGTTAAGTAAATTTAATAAAAAAAGATTTGGGGAAATTATTCATCATCAACATCATCTGAATGACTTGGTTTTGGTTTGGAATTTGAATTATCTCCTCCGCCATTTTCATTATTATTTGAATCTGAATTGCCGTTCTGATTGTTGCCATTTGGTTTTGTATCATCAGAATCGTCGTCATCATCTTCTTCTATAGTGGAATTTGAATCAGTTGCATTGTCAGTTTCGTTAACTTCTACTACCTTTTTTTGTTCATAAACTGCATTTATGCTTGCTGGAGCGAAATTGTCATCGTCCAACGCAATCATCTTGTCGGTGTCATTGATTCCCGGAAAGGATGATGTGACAAAATCTCCGGTAAATGCAGCTGCAAAATTACTCAATCCCAAGGCAAGGATTGCAATGACAAAAAATATGCAGAATTTGGCTTTCCGATCAACTTTCAAATTCTCACCTCTTTGAACTCATTATATTATATATAAATTAAAATACATTATTAATTTTTTATTTAAATAGTATTTATATATTATGGTAATATTTATTTTTATTGTCTTTTTTCCTGTTCTGTTTCGTGATTGTTTAGCTTAAGGACATTAAAAACAGTTATCTATGTTAATTCTTTCATTTATTTAGTTATTTCCATTTTTTTAGGCTTTTAGCAGTTTTTTCATACGGAATATTTATATACTATGAAAACAAATACTAATATGTCGGAAGTCGGAAGCCGCCTTCCGATAGGAAATAAAAAAATGATTTTATGTAGAAAAACTTAGTGATTATTTCCTTAATTTTTATTTATTAATTGATTATATGAGAAAATGATAATATGGTTATGTTAAGTACAGGAGATACTGCATGGATCCTCATAGCAACCATTTTGGTTCTATTGATGAGCATCCCTGGAGTAGCTTTCTTTTATAGTGGTCTTACAAAAAGGAAAAACGTATTGAATACAATGTTTTTAACATTTATAGCATTCTCCATAGCAAGTATCATATGGGTGGCTTATGGATATCCATTTGCTTTTGGAGATGTGAGCATAAGCGGTTTGATTGCTGAGCCTGCACATTTCTTCATGTCTGGAATCGGCGTCAATGACTTGACTGGATCAATTCCTACAATACTCTTTATTGTATTCCAATTGACATTTGCAGGTCTTACCGCAGCTCTTATTTCTGGAGCTATCGTAGGAAGGATGAAGACATCCGCTTGGATAATTTTCATAATTGCATGGGTGACTATAGTCTACATCCCTATAGCCCATTGGGTATGGGGAGGAGGATGGCTGATGCAAATGGGTGCTTTGGACTTTGCAGGAGGTACTGTAGTCCACATCAACTCAGGTGTAACAGCACTTGCATTGGCACTTGTTCTTGGAAAAAGGAAAAATCCTTCATTGCTACCTCATAACTTAGGTTACTCTGTCTTAGGTGCAGGATTCCTATGGTTCGGATGGATGGGATTCAATGGCGGTTCCGCTCTTGCAGCTAATGGGCTTGCAGCTTCCGCTATCTTGGTTTCAAACATCTCAGCTGCAACTGCACTCATCACTTGGGTAATACTCGATAGCGTTAAAGTCGGAAAGCCTACCATGTTAGGTGCGATTACCGGTGGTGTTGCTGGACTTGTTGCAATCACTCCTGCAGCAGGATTTGTGGATGTTCCAGCATCAATAATCATTGGTTTTGTAACAGCATTCGTATCCTACTTCGCAATTTACTATTTGAAATCAAAATTAGGCTACGACGATGCTTTGGATGTATTTGGAGTCCACGGGCTCTCTGGTGTATGGGGGGCAGTGGCTACAGGTATTTTCGCTTCACCTGCAATCAATGGGGCTGCAGGTTTGATATTCGGAAATCCTAGCCAAGTTACAATACAGATCATCAGTATTATAGTAACTGCAGTCTATGCATTCGTTATCAGCATAATTCTTGCAAAGATTCTTGATAAGACAATTGGAATCAGAGTTGATGAAAAGGCTGAAATCGAAGGGCTTGATGCAAACTTGCACAAAGAATCAGGATATAGGTTATAGGTTTTTAGGTTGTGATATTTATGAAAAGGATAATTGCTGTCATTCGTGAGGAAAAGTTTGAAAGCGTTAAGAAGGCATTGCTCGATGCAGGCTGTGAAGGAATGAATGTCTTTGAGGTCAAAGGTAGAGGAAGGCAAATGG contains these protein-coding regions:
- a CDS encoding XRE family transcriptional regulator, which codes for MKENKEFALKVKSIRERQNMSIEELAEKSDVKLEVLQAMENGEIIPSLTPLTKMAKALGVRVGTFLDDTPQLGPVVVRGGKPNNVLYFSGREDVTNASNLEFHSLGAGKIDRNIDPYIIDITYEKEHKLSSHEGEEFIYVLEGEIEVEYGKDKFTVAAGDSIFYDSVVPHHLHSSGDKAKILAVLYTPY
- a CDS encoding ammonium transporter, whose amino-acid sequence is MVMLSTGDTAWILIATILVLLMSIPGVAFFYSGLTKRKNVLNTMFLTFIAFSIASIIWVAYGYPFAFGDVSISGLIAEPAHFFMSGIGVNDLTGSIPTILFIVFQLTFAGLTAALISGAIVGRMKTSAWIIFIIAWVTIVYIPIAHWVWGGGWLMQMGALDFAGGTVVHINSGVTALALALVLGKRKNPSLLPHNLGYSVLGAGFLWFGWMGFNGGSALAANGLAASAILVSNISAATALITWVILDSVKVGKPTMLGAITGGVAGLVAITPAAGFVDVPASIIIGFVTAFVSYFAIYYLKSKLGYDDALDVFGVHGLSGVWGAVATGIFASPAINGAAGLIFGNPSQVTIQIISIIVTAVYAFVISIILAKILDKTIGIRVDEKAEIEGLDANLHKESGYRL